One Desulfosoma caldarium DNA segment encodes these proteins:
- the recN gene encoding DNA repair protein RecN, which translates to MLSELLVHNFAIISRLHVAFEPGFTVITGETGAGKSILVGAVNLLLGGRASQEMIRTGADEATVEALFTFESPDVLASRLRGLDAEPSTELIIKRTVSRSGRNRVFINGRLATLAQLQALATGLISISGQHEHQILLNPEIHLDLLDQYGNLGATVAEVGKAYAEWTQRLDALKRLQRMKAQRQEQMDFLRFQLQELEAARLVPHEDEELQAERKRLQHAATLHDAAETAHRLLYRDHGSVLEKLGEIAKHLETIAHIDPAQKPALEHVEQARIHAEELSFLVQQYAGSIRFDPARLAEVEDRLAVLGRLAKKYGPTVADMIQKRDELRKALGQDADVAWEESALRKEAAEAEGRLRALAEDLSRKRQAVAEKLRGDVQDVLARLDLPEARFDVAFCAPSKDDANDFAGRVTAKGIDRVEFLLSANPGEDLKALAKVASGGELSRILLALKTLLSRQSEAETLIFDEVDTGIGGRTAELVGRQLQRLSERFQVLCITHLPQIACFGTHHYRVLKQTTGQTTQTAMARLSPQERVKELARMLGGVSITEKTLAHAREWLERAHHSSL; encoded by the coding sequence GTGCTCAGTGAACTCTTGGTGCACAACTTTGCTATCATTTCTCGCCTTCATGTGGCCTTTGAGCCCGGCTTCACCGTGATCACCGGCGAAACGGGGGCCGGCAAGTCCATTCTGGTGGGTGCCGTGAACCTACTTTTGGGCGGTCGCGCGTCCCAGGAAATGATTCGCACGGGTGCCGACGAAGCCACCGTGGAAGCCCTCTTTACCTTTGAAAGCCCGGACGTTTTGGCGTCACGCCTCAGGGGGCTGGATGCGGAACCTTCCACAGAACTGATCATCAAGCGCACGGTGAGTCGCTCTGGAAGAAACCGGGTCTTCATCAACGGGCGTCTGGCCACTCTTGCCCAGCTGCAGGCGCTGGCGACGGGGCTTATATCCATTTCAGGCCAGCATGAGCACCAGATTCTTTTGAATCCGGAAATTCATCTGGATCTACTTGATCAATACGGAAACCTGGGTGCCACCGTGGCGGAAGTGGGCAAGGCCTACGCCGAATGGACTCAGCGCCTGGATGCGCTCAAGCGGCTACAGCGCATGAAGGCGCAACGGCAAGAGCAGATGGATTTCCTTCGCTTTCAGCTTCAGGAATTGGAAGCCGCTCGGCTTGTTCCTCACGAAGATGAAGAACTGCAAGCAGAGCGCAAGCGGCTGCAGCACGCGGCCACGCTCCATGACGCAGCCGAAACCGCGCACCGGCTTCTTTATCGAGATCACGGTTCGGTTTTGGAAAAGCTCGGGGAAATCGCCAAACATCTGGAAACCATCGCCCACATCGATCCGGCGCAAAAGCCGGCGCTGGAGCACGTGGAACAAGCGCGAATTCACGCGGAAGAACTAAGTTTTCTGGTGCAACAGTACGCGGGAAGCATTCGCTTCGATCCGGCGCGGCTTGCGGAAGTGGAAGATCGTTTAGCGGTCTTGGGGCGTTTGGCCAAAAAGTACGGGCCCACCGTGGCGGACATGATTCAAAAACGGGACGAGCTACGTAAGGCCTTGGGACAAGATGCCGATGTGGCTTGGGAGGAATCGGCGCTGCGCAAAGAAGCGGCTGAGGCCGAGGGGCGGCTGCGCGCACTGGCCGAAGACCTTTCCCGAAAACGACAGGCGGTGGCCGAAAAACTTCGAGGCGACGTTCAGGACGTTTTGGCCCGCCTCGATCTTCCCGAGGCGCGATTTGATGTGGCCTTTTGCGCGCCGAGCAAAGACGACGCGAACGACTTTGCTGGCCGGGTGACCGCTAAGGGAATCGATCGCGTCGAGTTCCTGCTGTCCGCCAACCCTGGCGAAGACCTCAAAGCCTTGGCCAAAGTGGCTTCCGGAGGGGAACTGTCCCGCATCCTGCTTGCGCTCAAAACCCTTCTCAGTCGTCAGAGCGAAGCAGAAACCTTGATCTTTGACGAAGTGGACACGGGCATCGGAGGACGCACGGCGGAACTTGTCGGCCGCCAGCTCCAGCGCCTCTCGGAACGCTTTCAGGTGCTATGCATCACCCATCTTCCCCAGATCGCCTGTTTCGGCACCCATCATTACCGCGTGCTTAAACAAACCACGGGCCAAACCACCCAGACCGCTATGGCCCGCCTTAGCCCTCAGGAACGCGTCAAGGAACTGGCCCGCATGCTGGGTGGGGTGAGCATCACCGAGAAAACCCTGGCCCACGCCCGCGAATGGCTGGAACGAGCGCACCACTCAAGCCTTTGA
- a CDS encoding glycosyltransferase family 2 protein, with protein sequence MALNAESENMDTKGGQRWILWTALAVLWIYITYAATIYLELRDQILVGWGFFAVLWGCVRRGTRHVPLRVFILLLGAFLSLRYWMFRTFETLSYTGPWDCVGMLLLYGAESYGIGIHFLGLFVNIWPLERKDEPTLPDDPTRYPSVDILIPTYNEPEEIVRTTAVACTLLDYPQDKLNIYILDDGGTVAQRNHPDPEKARAAQIRHERLQRLAQEIGVHYMTREENEHAKAGNINYALQCLCSADAEKMDIQNYTCVNVGIQQTCSDLILILDCDHVPTRDFLTRTVPYFLRDEKLFLVQTPHFFINPTPVEKNLGIHGILPGENEMFYRRVHLGLDFWNASFFCGSAALMRRSCLAEVGGIQGETITEDAETALELHRRGYHSVYVRRPMVCGLSPETFDAFILQRSRWAQGMVQIFLLKNPLLARGLSLTQKLCYLNSCFFWFFGLARIVFFLAPLAYLFFGLRVYNASVIQVMAYALPHLFASTLTAHYLYGDVRHTLFSEFFETVQSIYLLPAILATFKNPRSPRFKVTPKGGHLRADAPNPLGYPFCVMLLLILLGLVAGVNRWMTLPLERDVVIICLFWNLYNLGIIVLCLGAAWELHQWRRHHRVVTDEPAELISETGRSVPVRIRDLSLGGVRLGVAGGSASTLRLGETLTLRARDSSQKEYRLALRIVRLDPCHMMNQEECTVGCQWVGDGLQAFADRVGFIYGDSERWQRFWESTSRRRVPLGRGYVLLLRAGIGQAFQRIAGTCILLGFFSRRMAEFIWTRGFKRQPKAS encoded by the coding sequence ATGGCCTTGAACGCTGAGTCAGAAAACATGGACACAAAGGGGGGGCAGCGCTGGATTTTGTGGACGGCTTTGGCGGTCCTGTGGATCTATATCACCTACGCGGCGACCATTTACCTGGAACTTCGAGATCAGATTTTAGTGGGCTGGGGCTTTTTTGCTGTCTTGTGGGGTTGTGTTCGCCGAGGAACACGCCATGTTCCGCTGCGGGTGTTTATTCTGCTTTTGGGAGCTTTTCTTTCTCTACGATACTGGATGTTTCGAACCTTTGAGACGCTAAGCTACACGGGGCCTTGGGACTGCGTGGGAATGCTGCTCCTCTACGGCGCCGAATCCTATGGTATCGGCATCCATTTCTTGGGGCTTTTCGTGAACATTTGGCCACTGGAAAGAAAGGATGAACCGACCCTTCCCGACGATCCGACCCGTTATCCCAGCGTGGACATTCTCATCCCCACCTACAATGAGCCGGAAGAAATCGTGCGGACGACGGCGGTGGCCTGCACGCTTTTGGATTACCCTCAAGACAAATTGAACATCTACATTTTGGACGATGGTGGCACGGTGGCTCAAAGAAACCACCCGGACCCGGAAAAAGCCCGGGCCGCACAAATCCGCCACGAGCGCCTTCAGAGGCTGGCTCAGGAAATCGGCGTGCACTACATGACCCGGGAAGAAAACGAGCACGCCAAGGCCGGCAACATCAATTATGCGCTGCAATGCTTGTGTTCTGCCGATGCCGAAAAGATGGACATTCAAAACTATACATGCGTCAATGTGGGCATTCAGCAAACCTGCAGCGACCTCATTCTCATTCTGGACTGCGACCACGTGCCCACACGCGATTTTCTCACGAGAACAGTCCCCTACTTCTTGCGCGATGAAAAGCTTTTTCTGGTTCAGACGCCCCATTTTTTCATCAACCCCACCCCCGTGGAAAAGAACCTGGGCATTCACGGCATCTTGCCCGGTGAAAACGAAATGTTTTACCGGCGCGTTCACCTGGGCCTGGATTTCTGGAATGCGTCGTTTTTTTGCGGTTCCGCGGCGCTCATGCGCCGTTCATGCCTGGCCGAAGTGGGCGGCATTCAAGGGGAAACCATTACGGAAGACGCGGAAACGGCCTTGGAACTGCACCGGCGAGGGTATCACAGTGTTTATGTGCGTCGGCCCATGGTCTGCGGGTTGTCCCCAGAAACCTTTGACGCCTTCATCTTGCAGCGCTCTCGATGGGCTCAGGGCATGGTTCAGATCTTTTTGCTCAAGAACCCACTGTTGGCCAGAGGCTTAAGCCTCACGCAGAAACTTTGCTACCTCAATTCCTGTTTCTTTTGGTTTTTCGGCCTGGCTCGCATTGTCTTTTTCCTGGCGCCTTTGGCGTATCTGTTTTTCGGGCTTCGAGTCTACAACGCGTCGGTGATTCAGGTGATGGCCTATGCCCTGCCACATCTTTTCGCATCCACCCTCACGGCTCATTACCTTTACGGCGATGTGCGCCACACGCTGTTTTCCGAATTCTTTGAAACCGTTCAGAGCATCTATCTTTTACCGGCGATTCTTGCCACTTTTAAGAATCCGCGCTCGCCTCGATTTAAGGTCACGCCCAAGGGAGGGCACCTGAGGGCCGATGCCCCCAATCCCCTAGGCTATCCGTTCTGCGTCATGCTGCTGCTGATTCTTCTGGGCCTGGTGGCGGGTGTTAACCGCTGGATGACTCTTCCGCTGGAACGGGACGTGGTCATCATTTGTCTTTTTTGGAATTTGTATAATCTCGGCATCATTGTGCTGTGCCTGGGTGCTGCTTGGGAACTGCATCAGTGGCGGCGTCATCATCGAGTGGTCACCGATGAACCGGCCGAGCTCATATCCGAAACCGGCCGAAGCGTTCCCGTGCGCATAAGGGATTTGTCGTTGGGAGGGGTCCGCCTGGGCGTGGCCGGCGGTAGCGCATCTACCTTAAGACTCGGGGAGACGCTCACCTTGCGTGCACGGGACAGTTCCCAAAAGGAATACCGCCTGGCCCTGCGCATTGTGCGCCTTGATCCGTGTCACATGATGAACCAAGAAGAATGCACGGTAGGTTGTCAATGGGTAGGCGACGGCCTTCAGGCTTTTGCAGACCGCGTGGGTTTCATTTACGGGGACAGCGAACGATGGCAGCGTTTTTGGGAATCCACTTCGCGCCGTCGTGTGCCCTTGGGGCGTGGGTACGTCCTTTTATTAAGAGCGGGGATAGGGCAGGCGTTTCAAAGAATTGCGGGGACATGCATACTGTTGGGGTTCTTTAGTCGGAGGATGGCGGAGTTCATATGGACGCGAGGATTCAAGAGACAGCCAAAGGCTTCCTGA
- a CDS encoding tetratricopeptide repeat protein yields the protein MVFILWRGKDGVGSCPGARCRTWVRRVFVPALILALGLSGTLEASAQESNQAALIHVEKSNQAHLLMPKPLAVPTAANATSAESSRSAARVEQTPSETGLFGSPLDVARLKLTIAWGHYNQGRYQEAAALFKALAREEKVPSVVEESRLGLAYCMIRLDRPSEAAHLLEDMVTQGVRLQETVPALVETLLALKRYEEAEKYLPLLP from the coding sequence ATGGTTTTTATCCTTTGGCGTGGAAAGGATGGGGTGGGCTCATGCCCGGGCGCTCGATGCCGCACGTGGGTTCGACGGGTCTTTGTGCCGGCGCTGATCCTCGCGTTGGGGCTTTCAGGAACATTAGAGGCTTCGGCGCAGGAATCAAACCAAGCGGCCCTGATTCACGTGGAAAAGAGCAATCAGGCGCACCTCTTGATGCCGAAACCCCTGGCCGTCCCAACGGCAGCGAACGCGACGTCGGCTGAGTCGTCGCGCTCGGCGGCGAGGGTTGAGCAGACGCCTTCAGAAACGGGACTTTTTGGATCTCCTTTGGACGTTGCCCGCCTCAAGTTGACCATTGCGTGGGGCCACTACAATCAAGGCCGGTATCAGGAAGCCGCCGCGCTGTTTAAGGCTCTGGCGCGAGAAGAAAAAGTGCCGAGTGTGGTCGAGGAATCCCGGTTGGGATTGGCCTATTGCATGATTCGATTGGATCGCCCGAGCGAAGCGGCGCACCTTTTGGAAGACATGGTCACTCAAGGCGTTCGGCTTCAAGAGACCGTACCGGCTCTGGTGGAAACCCTTTTGGCGCTGAAACGCTACGAAGAAGCCGAAAAGTATCTTCCGCTCCTTCCCTGA
- a CDS encoding cellulose biosynthesis cyclic di-GMP-binding regulatory protein BcsB gives MDARIQETAKGFLRRATWVLALALFCPFMTQTAWAVAEPEPMRFRVPLPQLVPVSVHKLQGAYSGFDVSLPVPERWRVHDAVLTFSYVNSTALLRQNSRLIVELNGHPLAQVVLEPQAPEGKVSVRLPPDLLTPGYNNLSFKVTQHYVLNCEDATAPELWTTLKLDEAYLDWTVSLKPVPLQLSALPTVVFDPVNPRPERVHIVVASTSLDDARRAMLAASGVALRFAYRPVEFSVSDTLKPGCDNLVVGSPDFLFQLLGASAPNPEGAYLEVRSMPTSPAETGDVEPTVDSTHALILVSGPDEAALTKALQALAFVSFPFPDTPMTVVHDVVPPSVSPYEARGMLQLDRTYTFQDLGFSSVTFQGYRPAPSILRFRLPSDILIKPHKYAALSLHIAYSAGMRKDSVLALFLNGKFFSSIPLNEKAGAHYQGYRISFPTYLLRPGENELAFHPVLTPLITGECTLIQTNHLLLTVFDDSTFHVPGISHWAELPDLELFFKDGFPFARHPDGREAALWIPRGDFASVEAAINLVALMSQKVGYPPLGLQVWDRLPQNPAVNVLAVAPLNALPGKLLESAPYQLVSPVGAAYPVPSPPASIASQQDGWINERLRRLLGRTTPIQETSQGRLALTKQTGGLSPHRAALMEYRLPGTSDRTLLVLTAQDASVMARAARSLWEFETQGACRGDLALLSWDGSKTRVDSLRVSTPYRVGTLTPLTRLDFFVYRYPWAFALSVLVALALVSYLVYLMLKRIRRRRLSAS, from the coding sequence ATGGACGCGAGGATTCAAGAGACAGCCAAAGGCTTCCTGAGGCGGGCCACCTGGGTTTTGGCCCTGGCCCTATTTTGCCCGTTTATGACACAAACGGCGTGGGCCGTCGCAGAACCCGAGCCCATGCGGTTTCGTGTTCCGCTGCCGCAACTGGTTCCCGTATCCGTGCACAAGCTGCAGGGGGCTTACAGCGGGTTTGATGTGAGCTTGCCCGTTCCCGAAAGGTGGCGCGTTCACGACGCCGTGCTGACCTTTTCCTACGTCAATTCCACGGCCCTGCTTCGGCAAAATTCACGGCTCATCGTGGAACTCAACGGGCATCCTCTGGCCCAGGTTGTTTTGGAACCGCAGGCTCCCGAAGGAAAAGTTTCCGTGCGTTTGCCTCCCGATTTGCTGACCCCCGGCTACAACAATCTTTCGTTCAAAGTCACCCAGCATTATGTGCTGAACTGCGAAGACGCAACCGCTCCGGAACTCTGGACCACCCTCAAACTGGACGAAGCCTACTTGGACTGGACTGTATCCCTGAAACCCGTGCCGCTACAGTTGAGTGCACTGCCCACCGTGGTGTTTGATCCGGTCAATCCCAGGCCGGAAAGAGTTCACATTGTTGTGGCCTCTACGTCCCTGGACGACGCCCGAAGAGCCATGTTGGCCGCGTCGGGGGTCGCTCTGCGCTTTGCCTATCGGCCCGTTGAATTTTCGGTTTCCGATACTTTGAAACCCGGGTGCGACAACCTGGTGGTGGGGAGTCCTGATTTTCTTTTTCAACTCTTGGGGGCCTCGGCACCAAACCCCGAAGGGGCCTACCTGGAAGTGCGTTCCATGCCGACGTCCCCCGCCGAGACAGGGGATGTGGAACCGACGGTGGATTCCACGCATGCTTTGATTCTTGTGAGCGGCCCGGACGAGGCGGCGCTGACCAAGGCACTTCAGGCTCTTGCCTTTGTTTCTTTTCCCTTTCCGGATACGCCCATGACCGTGGTGCACGACGTGGTGCCACCGTCGGTGAGCCCATATGAGGCCAGAGGCATGCTGCAATTGGACCGCACCTACACTTTTCAGGACCTGGGTTTTTCCAGCGTGACCTTTCAGGGGTACCGGCCGGCTCCGTCCATCCTGCGGTTCCGCTTGCCGTCGGATATTCTCATCAAGCCCCATAAATACGCCGCGTTGTCCTTGCACATAGCCTATAGTGCCGGTATGCGGAAAGATTCCGTGCTGGCGCTCTTTCTCAACGGCAAGTTCTTTTCCTCCATTCCCTTGAATGAAAAGGCGGGGGCGCATTACCAGGGCTATCGTATCTCTTTTCCCACCTACCTTTTAAGGCCCGGCGAAAACGAGTTGGCTTTTCATCCCGTCCTTACCCCACTCATCACCGGCGAGTGCACCCTCATTCAGACGAATCATCTGTTGCTCACCGTCTTTGATGACTCCACATTTCATGTGCCCGGGATTTCCCACTGGGCGGAACTTCCCGATCTGGAACTCTTTTTCAAGGACGGTTTTCCCTTTGCACGGCATCCGGACGGGCGGGAAGCCGCCCTGTGGATACCTCGTGGGGATTTCGCTTCCGTGGAAGCGGCCATCAACCTGGTGGCGCTCATGAGCCAGAAAGTGGGTTACCCTCCCCTGGGCTTGCAGGTTTGGGATCGCCTGCCACAAAACCCTGCGGTGAACGTTTTGGCCGTCGCTCCATTGAACGCTCTTCCCGGGAAACTGCTCGAGTCGGCACCGTATCAATTGGTGTCGCCCGTTGGCGCCGCTTATCCGGTGCCATCTCCGCCGGCAAGCATCGCATCCCAGCAGGATGGATGGATCAATGAGCGGTTACGGCGTCTGCTGGGTCGCACCACGCCGATTCAAGAAACGTCGCAGGGGCGCTTGGCGCTCACGAAGCAAACCGGAGGTCTTTCACCTCATCGAGCCGCCTTGATGGAATACCGTTTGCCCGGCACATCCGACCGAACGCTTCTGGTGCTCACGGCCCAAGATGCATCGGTCATGGCACGGGCGGCCCGGTCTCTGTGGGAGTTTGAAACCCAGGGAGCCTGTCGAGGGGATCTGGCTCTGCTGAGCTGGGACGGCTCAAAGACCCGTGTGGATAGTCTTCGGGTCAGTACTCCATACCGGGTGGGAACCCTGACGCCGTTGACCCGATTAGACTTTTTTGTTTACAGGTACCCGTGGGCCTTCGCCTTGTCGGTCCTTGTGGCGCTGGCTCTTGTGAGTTACCTCGTGTACCTCATGCTTAAACGGATTCGCCGGAGGCGACTGAGTGCATCGTAG
- a CDS encoding 1-acyl-sn-glycerol-3-phosphate acyltransferase: MMSSWFQSVKNRLFGNKGQETPRLADDPFGFSVPGKPRFLLSPIFEKLIAKTSIPEDQQKLLESLAPKGVIIYALRHRSQLDFVYVSLRLHQLGLPTPQFLFDLRPHFWQPRTYAATVVLRNLLRHLSRDGMPNPYEHGYYRTMVQEGRSGLLFLLGKKGYYQRTVMVQHDPLDHLLTLQQEMSRPIYVVPLVLLYSRAPRKERSGFWDIVFGNLENPGLVRKLVSFIRNYSYATMEVGEPLDLFHVQAELSKDPWERRKQVFELRRTLIESGNEIRRAVVGPQIKSKLEIKDIILHHPRLESFMKRRAKASGQPLWKIRKEADAYLEEIAADYSYTLIQLGEKILTWMWNNLFDGIDVDMESLHRVRKAARHNTLVYVPCHKSHIDYLILSYVLFRNNLYSPFIAAGKNLSFWPLGPIFRRGGAFFIRRTFKGARFYSEVFSLYVKTMVRFGHNIEFFIEGGRSRTGKMVLPKMGLLAILIQAVEEGFCDDLVFVPTSICYDRIPEEEVYVNEITGGVKKDESLGQLVRARRFLKKRYGRVYVRFAEPMSLQRYLERHRYDLKSLSSKVRHAMYRDFAYRIISSINQASLVTPHALVSSALLSGARKGTARSQLTQTIQLFSEYLEENGVRFSRSFQHHNLVIEDTLKDLVKSKLLDRLKDEDDELEDEVYILDDDKRLTLEYYKNNIIHFFLPAAFVSTSILRQETFRFSLGDILEDLAFMKDFFKYEFVYDTDLRDHQMAKHVLNVFEKLGWLRSLEPAENQPYMLTHRGLMAVQAFHGLIRNFFETYWLVLRSLRYVQKKPYMEKDLIKKVLSAGEKHFKMGLIERPESISKIVCSNALSFYVEKGLLERRLDDSKGEDKAVERFEYTAERQQVQYYGRQISRLLRAPHLALQ, from the coding sequence ATGATGAGCTCCTGGTTTCAGTCCGTCAAGAACCGTTTGTTTGGCAACAAAGGACAAGAAACACCGCGCCTCGCGGATGACCCCTTTGGCTTTTCGGTGCCGGGCAAGCCTCGGTTCCTCTTAAGCCCCATCTTTGAAAAACTCATCGCCAAGACCTCCATTCCCGAAGACCAACAAAAACTTCTGGAAAGCCTCGCCCCAAAAGGCGTCATCATCTACGCTCTGCGGCATCGATCCCAACTGGATTTTGTCTACGTGAGCCTTCGGTTGCACCAGTTGGGCCTGCCGACGCCTCAATTTCTTTTCGATCTAAGGCCCCATTTTTGGCAACCCAGAACCTATGCCGCCACCGTCGTCCTTCGCAACCTTCTGAGACATCTGAGCCGAGACGGCATGCCGAATCCCTACGAACACGGCTATTACCGCACCATGGTGCAAGAGGGCCGATCCGGACTACTCTTTCTTCTGGGGAAAAAAGGTTACTACCAACGCACCGTCATGGTACAGCACGACCCGCTGGATCACTTGCTGACCCTACAGCAAGAAATGTCCCGCCCCATTTACGTGGTGCCTCTGGTGCTGCTCTACAGCCGAGCTCCTCGCAAGGAGCGGAGCGGGTTCTGGGACATCGTCTTTGGCAATCTGGAAAACCCTGGCCTTGTGAGAAAGCTCGTCTCCTTTATTCGCAACTATTCCTACGCGACCATGGAAGTGGGCGAACCCCTGGATCTGTTCCATGTGCAAGCCGAACTGTCCAAGGATCCCTGGGAACGGCGCAAGCAAGTGTTTGAACTGCGGCGAACGCTCATCGAGTCTGGCAACGAGATTCGACGGGCCGTGGTGGGTCCGCAAATCAAGAGCAAGCTGGAAATCAAAGACATCATCTTGCACCACCCCCGGCTGGAATCCTTCATGAAACGCCGCGCCAAGGCCTCGGGCCAACCCCTTTGGAAGATTCGCAAAGAAGCTGACGCATACTTAGAAGAAATCGCCGCCGATTACAGCTACACCTTGATTCAGCTGGGCGAAAAGATCCTCACCTGGATGTGGAACAACCTCTTTGACGGCATTGACGTGGACATGGAGAGCCTGCACCGAGTGCGCAAGGCCGCCCGGCACAACACGCTGGTGTACGTGCCCTGTCACAAAAGCCACATCGACTACCTCATTCTCTCGTACGTCCTCTTTCGCAACAACCTTTATTCACCCTTCATCGCCGCGGGCAAGAACCTGTCCTTTTGGCCCTTGGGTCCCATCTTTCGTCGAGGGGGCGCCTTCTTCATTCGAAGAACCTTCAAAGGCGCTCGGTTCTATTCCGAGGTTTTTTCGCTCTACGTCAAGACGATGGTAAGGTTCGGGCACAACATCGAATTCTTCATCGAAGGCGGGCGCAGTCGCACCGGCAAGATGGTCCTACCTAAAATGGGTCTTTTGGCCATCCTCATTCAGGCCGTGGAAGAAGGCTTTTGTGACGACCTGGTCTTTGTGCCCACGTCCATTTGTTACGACCGCATTCCGGAAGAAGAAGTGTATGTCAACGAGATCACCGGAGGGGTCAAAAAGGATGAGAGTCTGGGGCAGCTCGTGCGGGCTAGGCGGTTTCTCAAAAAACGCTACGGCCGTGTCTACGTGCGATTCGCCGAACCCATGTCCCTGCAGCGCTACTTAGAACGCCACCGCTACGACCTCAAAAGCCTTTCATCCAAGGTGCGCCATGCCATGTACCGGGATTTTGCCTATCGCATCATTTCCAGCATCAACCAAGCTTCCCTGGTCACGCCCCATGCCCTGGTTTCTTCCGCACTGCTTTCCGGAGCCCGCAAAGGCACGGCCCGATCCCAGCTCACCCAGACCATACAGCTTTTCTCTGAGTACCTGGAAGAAAACGGCGTACGCTTTTCTCGAAGCTTTCAACATCACAATCTGGTCATCGAAGATACGCTCAAGGACCTGGTCAAGAGCAAACTTCTGGACCGGCTTAAAGACGAAGACGACGAACTGGAGGACGAAGTCTATATCTTGGACGACGACAAGCGCCTGACCTTGGAGTACTACAAAAACAATATCATTCACTTTTTCCTGCCTGCCGCTTTTGTGTCCACGTCGATTTTGAGGCAGGAAACCTTTCGGTTCAGTCTCGGGGATATTCTGGAAGATCTGGCTTTCATGAAGGACTTTTTCAAATACGAATTCGTCTACGATACCGACCTGCGGGACCACCAAATGGCTAAGCACGTTCTCAACGTCTTTGAGAAACTGGGATGGCTGCGAAGCCTTGAACCCGCTGAAAACCAGCCCTACATGCTCACCCATCGCGGCCTCATGGCCGTTCAGGCCTTTCACGGCCTCATTCGCAACTTCTTTGAAACCTATTGGCTCGTCCTGCGCTCCCTGCGTTATGTGCAAAAGAAACCCTACATGGAAAAAGACCTCATCAAGAAGGTTCTTTCCGCAGGAGAAAAACACTTCAAGATGGGTCTCATCGAACGGCCCGAATCCATCTCCAAGATCGTGTGCAGCAATGCCCTGAGCTTTTACGTGGAAAAGGGGCTTTTGGAACGGCGCCTGGATGATTCCAAGGGTGAGGACAAGGCAGTGGAACGTTTCGAATACACTGCAGAACGCCAGCAGGTACAATATTACGGGCGCCAGATCAGCCGGTTGCTTCGAGCACCCCATCTGGCCTTGCAGTGA
- a CDS encoding glycosyl hydrolase family 8, which produces MHRRMAWLLMLATLWTGSVQEGWALDRKLWNAYKDRFISPDGRIIDRGNGQMSHSEGQGYGLILAVSADDRPGFERIWQWTRDNLQVRGSDRLLAWAWGQRPNGQWAVVDLNNATDGDLLVLYGLLKAFERWHDEPYRSQALELARDIKKHLVANVQNVPVLLPGYYGFAEPDGLVLNPSYYVYPALQALARYDNDPIWNRLLEGGMDLTHRARRGPWNLPPDWILMNPDGLDVFQKRSSRFGYEAIRVPLYLAWADRPNALQPWSMVLDWFDKTGFLPLWVNVLEPAVSLSPAPAGFYAVWAAAAQRLNRFQTAEKLWNQAREKVEREKDDYYSATLYLLSHRALEGP; this is translated from the coding sequence GTGCATCGTAGAATGGCTTGGCTCCTTATGCTGGCCACTCTCTGGACGGGATCGGTCCAAGAAGGGTGGGCTTTGGACCGCAAACTGTGGAATGCCTATAAGGATCGCTTTATCAGCCCGGACGGCCGAATCATAGACCGAGGCAATGGGCAGATGAGCCATTCCGAAGGGCAAGGATACGGCTTGATTCTCGCCGTTTCCGCCGATGACCGGCCGGGTTTTGAACGCATTTGGCAGTGGACTCGAGACAACCTGCAGGTGCGAGGATCGGACCGCCTTCTGGCCTGGGCTTGGGGACAGCGGCCCAACGGACAATGGGCTGTGGTGGATTTGAACAACGCCACGGACGGCGACCTGCTGGTCCTCTACGGACTTCTCAAGGCTTTTGAACGCTGGCACGACGAGCCGTACCGATCGCAGGCTTTGGAGTTGGCGCGCGACATCAAGAAGCACCTGGTGGCAAACGTGCAGAATGTTCCCGTGCTTCTCCCAGGCTACTATGGGTTTGCGGAGCCGGACGGCTTGGTGCTGAACCCCTCCTACTATGTCTACCCCGCCCTGCAAGCCCTGGCTCGATACGACAACGACCCCATCTGGAACCGTCTTCTCGAAGGCGGCATGGACCTAACGCATCGAGCGCGCCGCGGTCCCTGGAACCTGCCGCCCGACTGGATTTTGATGAATCCGGACGGGCTCGATGTATTTCAAAAACGGAGTTCTCGCTTCGGCTACGAAGCCATTCGAGTGCCCCTGTACTTGGCGTGGGCGGATCGACCGAACGCCCTGCAGCCATGGTCCATGGTCCTGGATTGGTTTGACAAGACGGGGTTTCTGCCCCTGTGGGTGAATGTGTTAGAACCTGCCGTGTCCCTTTCGCCAGCGCCTGCAGGGTTTTATGCCGTGTGGGCCGCCGCGGCTCAGAGGTTAAACCGTTTCCAAACGGCCGAAAAGCTCTGGAACCAAGCCCGTGAAAAAGTGGAACGGGAAAAGGACGACTACTACTCGGCGACCTTGTATCTTCTGAGCCACCGGGCTTTGGAGGGCCCATGA